The Acetonema longum DSM 6540 genome has a window encoding:
- the trxA gene encoding thioredoxin, with translation MGITSITNANEFTEKVLNSDRPALVDFWAPWCGPCKMVGPEVEAIAQEYADRAVICKVNIDEQAQLAGQYNVMSIPTLVIFKDGREVKRIVGYRPRKELGAALAETMA, from the coding sequence ATGGGTATAACCAGCATTACCAATGCGAATGAATTTACCGAAAAAGTGCTTAACTCAGATAGACCGGCTCTTGTGGATTTTTGGGCGCCCTGGTGCGGACCGTGCAAAATGGTCGGGCCGGAAGTGGAGGCGATTGCGCAGGAATACGCCGATAGGGCGGTGATCTGCAAGGTCAATATAGATGAACAAGCCCAGTTAGCCGGTCAGTATAATGTGATGAGCATTCCCACCCTGGTTATTTTTAAAGACGGCAGGGAAGTTAAACGGATTGTCGGCTATCGCCCACGCAAAGAGTTAGGCGCCGCCCTGGCCGAAACAATGGCATAA
- a CDS encoding metal-sensitive transcriptional regulator: MIKPEIQAEVLNRLKNIKGHITGIERMVEEEQSCGSIMVQLSAIRASIEKTGLHILENNAVECLCSDIQAKPEDKQKVEQIVKQLITFLK; this comes from the coding sequence ATGATCAAGCCAGAAATCCAAGCGGAAGTCTTAAACCGACTCAAAAATATAAAGGGCCACATTACCGGTATTGAACGCATGGTCGAAGAAGAACAATCCTGCGGCAGCATCATGGTCCAGCTTTCTGCCATTCGCGCTTCTATCGAAAAAACCGGCCTGCATATTTTAGAAAACAATGCTGTGGAATGTTTGTGCTCAGATATTCAAGCCAAGCCGGAAGACAAACAAAAAGTGGAGCAGATTGTAAAACAACTCATTACTTTTTTAAAGTAG
- a CDS encoding TlpA family protein disulfide reductase — protein sequence MRKQLLSIILLVFLAIAGLWLSGQQQQATLPAPGEIVQRENSAPAAQTSGADEVGVMVDKKAPGFTLTGLEGKSVEAVVKGQVTILNFWATWCPPCRAEMPELDRFARKHQGVLRFYAVNIKESGDTVKAFLRQNQYQLPVLLDSDGKVAETYAVWAIPTTLILDANGVIRYRKAGAVTLQELEKVIADL from the coding sequence ATGCGTAAGCAACTGCTATCTATTATCCTGCTGGTTTTCCTGGCTATAGCCGGACTTTGGCTGTCGGGCCAGCAACAGCAAGCCACACTGCCTGCTCCCGGTGAGATTGTCCAACGGGAAAACTCTGCTCCGGCGGCTCAAACCAGTGGTGCGGATGAAGTGGGTGTAATGGTAGACAAGAAGGCTCCGGGCTTTACCCTTACGGGCCTTGAAGGAAAGTCGGTTGAAGCAGTCGTCAAAGGTCAAGTCACCATCTTAAATTTCTGGGCCACCTGGTGCCCTCCCTGCCGGGCCGAAATGCCAGAATTGGACCGGTTTGCCCGCAAGCATCAGGGTGTCTTGAGGTTCTATGCGGTGAATATTAAGGAAAGCGGCGATACAGTAAAGGCGTTTTTGCGGCAAAATCAGTATCAATTGCCGGTTTTGCTGGATTCTGACGGGAAAGTGGCAGAAACCTATGCTGTATGGGCTATTCCCACTACCCTTATACTGGATGCAAACGGGGTCATCCGGTATCGTAAAGCTGGCGCCGTGACCCTGCAGGAATTGGAAAAAGTCATAGCTGATCTGTAG
- a CDS encoding cytochrome c biogenesis CcdA family protein, producing MDQNVTMVTAFLAGMISFLSPCVLPMLPTYSAMLAGSGGKGEKSRFWVNAISFLLGFTLVFVFMGATASYFGALLLENQQIVRKVAGIFMTAMGIHLAGFIKIRFLAREYRPFLEQAFSGPFGAFLLGMAFTAGWTPCTGPILATILMYAGALPTLSQGALLLFVYAMGFSLPFLLLAAALQYCVFSLAGLYHALPLIQRLAGIVLILAGLAVCFDIMPAELNSLWY from the coding sequence TTGGATCAAAACGTAACCATGGTTACGGCATTTCTGGCTGGAATGATTTCATTTCTGTCACCATGCGTTTTGCCGATGCTGCCGACCTATAGCGCCATGCTGGCCGGCAGCGGCGGCAAAGGGGAGAAAAGCCGGTTTTGGGTCAATGCGATTTCTTTTTTACTGGGATTCACACTGGTTTTTGTGTTCATGGGGGCTACCGCTTCCTATTTCGGCGCCTTGCTTTTAGAAAATCAGCAAATAGTCCGGAAAGTTGCCGGCATCTTCATGACTGCTATGGGGATCCATTTGGCCGGATTTATCAAAATCCGTTTCTTGGCGCGAGAGTATCGACCGTTTTTGGAGCAGGCATTTAGCGGCCCTTTTGGCGCTTTTCTGCTGGGCATGGCGTTTACGGCAGGGTGGACGCCTTGCACCGGGCCAATCCTGGCTACCATTCTGATGTATGCGGGGGCACTTCCCACTTTAAGTCAGGGAGCCTTACTTTTATTTGTTTATGCCATGGGCTTTAGTCTGCCCTTTTTGCTGCTGGCTGCCGCTCTGCAGTATTGTGTGTTTTCATTAGCGGGCTTGTATCATGCATTGCCCTTGATCCAGCGGCTTGCGGGAATTGTTTTGATATTGGCAGGCTTGGCCGTCTGTTTTGATATAATGCCGGCAGAACTGAACAGTCTTTGGTATTAA
- a CDS encoding response regulator transcription factor, translating to MTVSGQIILIADDEPQIRELLSLYFQKEGFSVTEAADGADAILKVQQLKPAMVILDIMMPVLDGLEACKQIRRISKVPIIMLTARAEDEDRIMGLELGADDYIPKPFNPREVVARVKAVLRRMPDIAFTQADILRFPHLDINIAEYTVTTYGSSVNLTAKEMELLWHLATHPGRVFSRDQLLENVWGYTYCGDTRTVDTHIKRIRQKIGAREDTPWDIKTVWGVGYKFEVRP from the coding sequence ATGACAGTGTCGGGTCAAATTATTCTCATTGCTGATGATGAACCGCAGATTCGGGAACTATTATCTCTGTACTTTCAGAAGGAAGGATTTTCCGTCACAGAGGCTGCTGACGGAGCCGATGCTATTTTAAAAGTGCAGCAGCTGAAACCGGCGATGGTGATCCTGGACATCATGATGCCGGTGCTGGACGGTCTTGAGGCCTGCAAACAGATACGCCGGATATCGAAAGTCCCCATTATTATGCTGACTGCCAGGGCGGAGGATGAAGACCGGATTATGGGATTGGAACTGGGCGCTGACGATTACATCCCCAAACCGTTTAATCCGCGGGAAGTCGTGGCCAGAGTGAAGGCCGTCCTGCGGCGTATGCCAGACATCGCTTTTACCCAGGCCGATATTTTGCGGTTTCCTCACCTGGATATTAATATTGCTGAATATACGGTCACAACATACGGTTCGAGTGTCAACCTTACCGCTAAAGAAATGGAGCTATTGTGGCATTTGGCCACTCATCCCGGCCGGGTGTTTTCCCGGGATCAACTGCTGGAAAATGTATGGGGCTACACGTACTGCGGCGATACCCGGACGGTGGATACCCATATCAAACGAATCCGGCAAAAAATCGGCGCACGGGAAGATACTCCCTGGGATATCAAGACAGTGTGGGGGGTAGGTTATAAATT